One genomic region from Conexibacter woesei Iso977N encodes:
- a CDS encoding inositol monophosphatase family protein, translated as MSTHPALEHDWLGACRAAADGLRAVLADHPTSIERVIETGERGEGGDKTLVIDAEAEDRVFQALQQLHDDGARFTVVSEERGTVDFGGGDILVVVDPIDGSLNAKRGLPHHALSIAVAVGQTMEDVLFGYVYDLGPGEEWRATLGGGAFINDRKITDPPPERRTPDGRLELIAVESADPRWLALASDDLVAATRRIRAMGSIAVSMCQVAATRVDAMASLARTRAVDAAAAQLIVRESGGEVAFLGAPGGPLGAPLDLEPHHPVVAARTPESLQALMALPAVS; from the coding sequence CGACGGGTTGCGCGCCGTGCTGGCCGATCACCCGACCTCGATCGAGCGCGTGATCGAGACCGGCGAGCGCGGCGAGGGCGGCGACAAGACGCTCGTGATCGACGCCGAGGCCGAGGACCGCGTCTTCCAAGCGCTACAACAACTGCACGACGACGGGGCGCGCTTCACGGTCGTCTCCGAGGAGCGCGGGACTGTCGACTTCGGCGGGGGCGACATCCTGGTGGTCGTCGACCCGATCGACGGCTCGCTGAACGCCAAGCGCGGCCTGCCGCACCACGCGCTGTCGATCGCGGTCGCGGTCGGGCAGACCATGGAGGACGTCCTCTTCGGCTACGTCTACGACCTCGGCCCGGGCGAGGAGTGGCGCGCGACGCTCGGCGGCGGCGCCTTCATCAACGACAGGAAGATCACCGACCCTCCGCCGGAGCGGCGCACGCCCGACGGGCGCCTGGAGCTGATCGCCGTCGAGTCCGCCGACCCGCGCTGGCTCGCGCTCGCCTCCGACGACCTCGTCGCCGCCACGCGCCGGATCCGCGCGATGGGGTCGATCGCGGTGTCGATGTGCCAGGTCGCGGCGACGCGCGTGGACGCCATGGCCTCGCTGGCCCGCACGCGCGCGGTCGACGCGGCCGCCGCGCAGCTGATCGTCCGCGAGTCCGGCGGCGAGGTCGCGTTCCTGGGCGCCCCCGGCGGGCCGCTCGGCGCGCCGCTGGACCTCGAGCCGCACCACCCGGTCGTCGCCGCCCGGACGCCGGAGTCGCTGCAGGCGCTGATGGCGCTGCCCGCGGTGTCCTAG
- a CDS encoding zinc-dependent metalloprotease, whose translation MHVDWELAARIARSTAGDDSAGPSTAPPRLAEIATAARDQVVTATGLEPRGELPPAEWVDRGAWIDANLATMRKTIGPALEGADGAEPPAPGSFTGRIQQAGGAVVAAEIGGLLGLFARRVLGQYELDLTDPDAPPRLLLVGPNLDRAARELDAERDNLVTWVTLHEVTHAVQFGAVDWLRPTLGGALQELLGALDTRLDPRTLLKTNMDDLKALADSVREGGLVGAVIGAERKAILDRVQGTMGLVEGHAEWAMDRAGEDVVRDVDALRDAMDRRRDDRAPLWRILDRLLGFDLKLKQYAQGRQFCDAIVAARGEAGLRDAWSSADLAPTSAELAAPSSWLLRTEPPAAAA comes from the coding sequence ATGCACGTCGACTGGGAGCTCGCCGCTCGGATCGCCCGCAGCACGGCCGGGGACGACAGCGCGGGGCCGAGCACCGCGCCGCCGCGGCTGGCGGAGATCGCGACCGCCGCGCGCGACCAGGTCGTCACGGCGACCGGGCTGGAGCCGCGCGGCGAGCTGCCGCCGGCCGAGTGGGTCGACCGCGGTGCCTGGATCGACGCCAACTTGGCGACGATGCGCAAGACGATCGGGCCCGCGCTGGAGGGCGCCGACGGCGCCGAGCCGCCCGCGCCCGGGAGCTTCACGGGGCGGATCCAGCAGGCCGGCGGCGCGGTCGTGGCCGCCGAGATCGGCGGGCTGCTCGGCCTCTTCGCGCGCCGCGTCCTGGGCCAGTACGAGCTCGACCTCACCGATCCGGACGCCCCGCCGCGGCTGCTGCTGGTCGGCCCGAACCTCGACCGCGCGGCGCGCGAGCTGGACGCCGAGCGCGACAACCTGGTCACCTGGGTGACGCTGCACGAGGTCACGCATGCGGTGCAGTTCGGCGCGGTCGACTGGCTACGACCGACGCTCGGCGGCGCGCTGCAGGAGCTGCTGGGCGCGCTCGACACCAGGCTCGACCCGCGCACGCTGCTGAAGACCAACATGGATGACTTGAAGGCGCTGGCCGACTCGGTCCGCGAGGGCGGCCTCGTCGGTGCCGTGATCGGCGCGGAGCGCAAGGCGATCCTGGACCGCGTCCAGGGGACGATGGGGTTGGTTGAGGGCCACGCCGAGTGGGCGATGGACCGCGCGGGGGAGGACGTCGTACGCGACGTCGACGCGCTCCGCGACGCCATGGACCGCCGCCGCGACGACCGCGCCCCACTCTGGCGCATCCTCGACCGCCTCCTCGGCTTCGACCTCAAGCTCAAGCAGTACGCCCAAGGCCGCCAGTTCTGCGACGCGATCGTCGCCGCCCGCGGCGAAGCCGGCCTCCGCGACGCCTGGTCCTCCGCCGACCTGGCCCCGACCTCCGCCGAGCTGGCCGCGCCGTCGTCCTGGCTCCTCCGCACCGAGCCGCCCGCCGCGGCGGCCTAG
- a CDS encoding class I SAM-dependent methyltransferase — translation MPSGTDATAITTRTRLRLLQRLAAAAPALPPAVVWFHARALRQALARDDGFTLRSASSPRQVAVLLGLARGRRRVVELGTATGWTAAALVLADPERRVVSCDPVVQPNRERYLDLLRAPDRARLTLLAVDGADAAADGVAEGPVDLLFVDSSHTRDATLQEWHAWRPRLAPGALVVFDDHGHPDFPGVAEAVAELGLSGWREAGMFVWQGPGPE, via the coding sequence ATGCCGAGCGGGACCGATGCCACCGCGATCACCACACGCACCCGGCTGCGGCTGCTGCAGCGCCTGGCCGCAGCCGCTCCGGCGCTGCCGCCGGCCGTCGTCTGGTTCCATGCCCGCGCGCTGCGCCAGGCGCTTGCGCGCGACGACGGCTTCACGCTGCGCAGCGCGTCGTCGCCCCGGCAGGTCGCGGTGCTGCTGGGCCTGGCGCGCGGCCGGCGGCGCGTCGTGGAGCTCGGGACGGCGACCGGCTGGACCGCGGCGGCGCTGGTGCTCGCCGACCCGGAGCGGCGGGTCGTGTCCTGCGATCCGGTCGTCCAGCCCAACCGCGAGCGCTACCTGGACCTGCTGCGCGCGCCCGACCGCGCGCGGCTGACGCTGCTGGCGGTCGATGGTGCGGACGCGGCGGCGGACGGCGTCGCGGAGGGGCCGGTCGACCTGCTGTTCGTCGACTCCAGCCATACGCGCGACGCGACGCTTCAGGAGTGGCACGCGTGGCGCCCGCGCCTGGCGCCGGGCGCGCTGGTCGTCTTCGACGACCACGGCCACCCGGACTTCCCGGGCGTGGCGGAGGCGGTCGCGGAGCTGGGGCTCAGCGGGTGGCGCGAGGCGGGGATGTTCGTCTGGCAGGGCCCGGGCCCGGAATGA
- a CDS encoding Mrp/NBP35 family ATP-binding protein encodes MASPSRDEILQALTVVIDPELRENIVELGMVRSIDIADDGSVAVTVSLTTAGCPIRNHFQTAVAKAVQELGVPKVSVAFDVLSDSERANLQKKLGRGGSLPTGALAQVANVICIGSGKGGVGKSTLTSNLAAALAADGKKVGILDADVWGYSIPRMFGLGGDRPPVSPERRILPLEAHGVKIMSIGFFVQEDSAVVWRGPMLHKALTQFLEDVDWGELDFLLVDLPPGTGDVSMTLAQLLPDAKFLLVTTPQPTAQKVARRAAEMAHKVSLDIAGVVENMSGFTTPDGQRFQLFGEGGGQELADELDVPLLGKVPLTMPLREQADAGAPLVGTDPDDAAAQAIRQAARGLIALMPVELPMMAAAPIPADAPVLDVIPPAKKTSGISLPMAG; translated from the coding sequence ATGGCCTCACCCTCCCGCGACGAGATCCTCCAGGCGCTCACGGTCGTCATCGACCCCGAGCTGCGCGAGAACATCGTCGAGCTCGGCATGGTTCGCTCGATCGACATCGCCGACGACGGCTCCGTCGCCGTCACCGTGTCGCTGACGACCGCCGGCTGCCCGATCCGCAACCACTTCCAGACCGCGGTCGCCAAGGCCGTGCAGGAGCTGGGCGTCCCGAAGGTCAGCGTGGCCTTCGACGTCCTGAGCGACTCCGAGAGGGCCAACCTCCAGAAGAAGCTCGGCCGTGGCGGCTCGCTGCCGACCGGCGCGCTCGCGCAGGTCGCCAACGTGATCTGCATCGGCTCGGGCAAGGGCGGCGTCGGCAAGTCGACGCTGACCTCCAACCTCGCCGCGGCCCTGGCCGCCGACGGCAAGAAGGTCGGGATCCTCGACGCCGACGTCTGGGGCTACTCGATCCCGCGCATGTTCGGCCTCGGCGGCGACCGGCCGCCGGTCTCGCCCGAGCGCAGGATCCTGCCGCTCGAGGCCCACGGCGTGAAGATCATGTCGATCGGCTTCTTCGTCCAGGAGGACAGCGCGGTCGTCTGGCGCGGCCCGATGCTGCACAAGGCGCTCACGCAGTTCCTGGAGGACGTCGACTGGGGCGAGCTCGACTTCCTGCTCGTCGACCTGCCGCCGGGCACCGGCGACGTCTCGATGACGCTCGCGCAGCTGCTGCCCGACGCCAAGTTCCTGCTCGTCACCACGCCGCAGCCGACCGCGCAGAAGGTCGCGCGCCGTGCCGCCGAGATGGCGCACAAGGTGTCGCTGGACATCGCGGGCGTCGTCGAGAACATGTCCGGCTTCACGACGCCGGACGGCCAGCGCTTCCAGCTCTTCGGCGAGGGCGGCGGCCAGGAGCTGGCCGACGAGCTCGACGTCCCGCTGCTCGGCAAGGTCCCGCTGACGATGCCGCTGCGCGAGCAGGCCGACGCCGGCGCGCCGCTGGTCGGGACCGACCCGGACGACGCCGCCGCGCAGGCGATCCGCCAGGCCGCCCGCGGCCTGATCGCGCTGATGCCGGTCGAGCTGCCGATGATGGCCGCCGCGCCGATCCCGGCCGACGCGCCGGTGCTCGACGTGATCCCGCCGGCCAAGAAGACCAGCGGGATCAGCCTGCCCATGGCCGGCTAG
- a CDS encoding beta-class carbonic anhydrase — MSVTDELLRNAEDYAARFDKGGLPLPPAKKVAIVACMDARLDPQALLGLSEGDAHVIRNAGGVITDDEIRSLAISQRLLGTEEIILIHHTDCGMLTFKDDDFRRSIQDDTGIKPEWAAEAFPDLDEDVQQSIARIRASPFVPRTESVRGFVYEVETGRLREVPAA, encoded by the coding sequence ATGTCGGTCACCGATGAGCTGCTGCGCAACGCGGAGGACTACGCGGCGCGCTTCGACAAGGGCGGCCTGCCGTTGCCGCCCGCCAAGAAGGTCGCGATCGTCGCGTGCATGGACGCGCGGCTCGATCCGCAGGCGCTGCTCGGCCTGAGCGAGGGCGACGCGCACGTCATCCGCAACGCGGGCGGCGTGATCACCGACGACGAGATCCGCTCGCTGGCGATCTCGCAGCGGCTGCTGGGGACCGAGGAGATCATCCTGATCCACCACACCGACTGCGGCATGCTCACGTTCAAGGACGACGACTTCCGCCGCTCGATCCAGGACGACACCGGCATCAAGCCCGAGTGGGCGGCCGAGGCGTTCCCGGATCTCGACGAGGACGTCCAGCAGTCGATCGCGCGGATCCGCGCGAGCCCGTTCGTCCCGCGCACGGAGTCCGTGCGCGGGTTCGTCTACGAGGTCGAGACCGGGAGGCTGCGGGAGGTGCCCGCGGCCTAG
- a CDS encoding 4Fe-4S dicluster domain-containing protein, whose amino-acid sequence MAYVITEPCIGTKDNSCVEVCPVDCIHPTPDEPDYDSVEMLYIDPEECIDCDACVEACPVDACFAEDQVPDEWNKFVQINADYFRKP is encoded by the coding sequence ATGGCGTACGTGATCACCGAGCCCTGCATCGGCACCAAGGACAACTCCTGCGTCGAGGTCTGCCCGGTCGACTGCATCCACCCGACCCCGGACGAGCCCGACTACGACTCGGTCGAGATGCTCTACATCGACCCGGAGGAGTGCATCGACTGCGACGCCTGCGTCGAGGCCTGCCCGGTCGACGCCTGCTTCGCCGAGGACCAGGTCCCGGACGAGTGGAACAAGTTCGTCCAGATCAACGCGGACTACTTCAGGAAGCCGTAG